The Anolis carolinensis isolate JA03-04 chromosome 2, rAnoCar3.1.pri, whole genome shotgun sequence genome has a window encoding:
- the stac3 gene encoding SH3 and cysteine-rich domain-containing protein 3 — protein sequence MTEKEVLEPPASPTSEGGKSTEGLQRLKQIFQRKPNEEEEDAAPEEPQANGELVSPSGGPIYYIYEEEEEEEEEEPEPPPEPEKPVNDKPHKFKDHYFKKPKFCDVCARMIVLNNKYGLRCKNCKTHIHHQCQGYVEFQRCFGKIPPGFRRAYSSPLYSAQQVANRGDPVFETLRTGVVMANKERKKGQDDKKNPLAAMMEEETEAPKEEGNKPEEGNPEGQKPEKNAPDDKNKKQQPGFQQSHYFIALYRFKALEKDDLDFHPGDKIVIVDDSNEEWWRGKKVGDIGDKIGYFPPNFIIRVRAGERVHKVLRSFVGNKEIGQITLKKDQIVVQKGEELNGYVKVYTGRKVGLFPADFLQEI from the exons CTGCAGCGGCTAAAGCAGATTTTCCAACGTAAGCccaatgaagaagaggaagatgctGCCCCGGAGGAGCCACAGGCCAATGGAGAGCTGGTCAGCCCTTCAGGGGGACCGATCTACTACATctatgaagaagaagaggaggaggaggaggaagagcctgAACCACCACCTGAGCCGGAAAAACCCGTGAATGACAAACCTCACAAGTTCAAGGATCATTACTTCAAGAAGCCCAAGTTCTGTGACGTCTGTGCCCGCATGATTGTCC TCAACAACAAATACGGCCTGAGATGCAAGAACTGCAAAACCCACATTCATCATCAGTGTCAAGGTTATGTAGAATTTCAGCGCTGCTTTGGCAAAATT CCCCCAGGTTTCCGTCGTGCTTACAGCTCCCCGTTGTACAGTGCCCAACAAGTTG CTAACCGAGGTGACCCTGTGTTTGAGACGCTGCGGACGGGTGTTGTCATGGCAAATAAAGAGCGCAAGAAAGGACAGGACGACAAAAAGAAC CCATTGGCTGCTATGATGGAGGAGGAAACAGAGGCCCCTAAGGAAGAGGGTAACAAACCAGAGGAAG gAAATCCAGAAGGCCAGAAGCCTGAGAAGAATGCCCCCGATGACAAG AATAAGAAGCAGCAACCTGGATTCCAACAGTCACACTATTTTATTGCATTGTATCGCTTCAAAGCCTTGGAGAAGGATGACCTGGATTTTCA TCCCGGGGACAAAATTGTCATTGTGGATGACTCCAATGAAGAATGGTGGCGG GGCAAGAAAGTTGGAGACATTGGGGACAAAATTGGATATTTCCCACCAAACTTCATTATCCGGGTGCGTGCAGGAGAACGGGTACACAAGGTGCTGCGTTCCTTCGTGGGCAACAAAGAGATTGGACAGATCACACTTAAAAAAGATCAG ATTGTGGTGCAGAAAGGTGAGGAACTGAATGGCTACGTGAAGGTCTACACAGGCCGCAAGGTGGGGCTCTTTCCTGCCGACTTCCTTCAAGAAATCTGA